GCAGGTGGTTCCCGGCGTCGCCGGGCACGGGAAGAGATGGGAACCGAGAGCACGTATGGACAACACCTCCTCTGGGGCGGGTTTTTCCGGGCCCGGACTGCCGTCGGCCTACTTTTCGCCGACGACGTCGTCGTTCGCGGATTTCGTGCGCGCGACCGCGCCGGAGCTGCTGCCCGCGCGGCGGGTGCCGGCGGGCGCGGCTGAGCTGGACGCGCCGCACGGCACGACGATCGTGGCGGTCGCGTTCGCCGGCGGGGTGCTGATCGCCGGCGACCGGCGGGCGACGTCGGGGAACCTGATCGCGAGCCGGGACATCGAGAAGGTGCACGTCACGGACGAGTACTCGGCGGTGGGCATCGCGGGGACCGCGGGGCTGGCCGTGGAGATGGTCCGGCTGTACGCGGTGGAGCTGGCGCACTACGAGAAGATCGAGGGCGTTTCGCTTTCGCTGGACGGCAAGACGAACAAGCTGGCCGGGATGGTGAAGGCGAACCTGGAGATGGCGATGGCGGGGCTGGCGGTCGTGCCGCTGTTCGTCGGGTACGACCTGGAGGCCGAGGACGCGAAGCACGCGGGTCGGATCGTGTCGTACGACGCGGCGGGCGGGCGGTACGAGGAGCACGCCGGGTACGCGAGCGTCGGTTCGGGTTCGCTGTTCGCGAAGTCGTCGCTGAAGAAGCTGTACGACCCGGACGCGGACGCGGACGCGGCGGTGCGGACGGCGCTGGAGGCGCTGTACGACGCGGCGGACGACGACACCGCGAGCGGCGGGCCGGACCTGGTGCGGCGGATTTTCCCGAACGTCATCACCATCACCGCGGAGGACGGCGCGGTGGTGCTGCCCGCGGAGCGGACGGGTGCGGTGGCCGAGGCGGTGGTGGCCGGGCGCGCGGAGCGCAATCACCACCGGCCGGTGTGAGGCCGCCGATGTCCGCTGAATCAATGACTGCCGAGTTTTCGGAGAACGTGGAGCCGACACCGTGACGATGCCGTTGTATGCCTCTCCCGAGCAGTTGATGCGGGAGCGTTCCGAGCTGGCGCGCAAGGGGATCGCGCGGGGCCGGAGCGTCGTGGTGCTGAAGTACGCGGGCGGGGTGCTGTTCGTGGCGGAGAATCCGTCGGCGACGTTGCACAAGGTGTCCGAGATCTATGACCGGATCGGGTTCGCCGCGGTGGGCCGGTATTCGGAGTTCGAGAACCTGCGGGTGGCGGGGATCCGGCACGCGGACCTGAAGGGCTACCAGTACGACCGCCGGGACGTGAGCGCGCGGGCGCTGGCGAACGCGTACGCGGCGACGCTGGGCAGCATTTTCACCGAGCAGCTGAAGCCGTTCGAGGTCGAGGTGTGCGTGGCCGAGGTCGGCGCGACCGCGGCGGAGGACCAGCTGTACCGGTTGACGTTCGACGGGTCGATTTTCGACGAGTCGCCGTTCGTGGTGATGGGCGGGCAGACCGAGCCGATCAGCGCGAAGCTGAAGGACGTCGTGGATCCCGACCACGATCTGGCGACGGCGCTGGCGACGGCGATCGAGGGGTTGCGGGCGACCGCGACGTCGTCGAACGGGAACGGGTCGGCGGCCGAGGCGGAGATCAAGCTCGAGGTCGCGGTCCTGGACCGGGCGAAGCCGAGGCGGGCGTTCCGGCGGTTGTCGGGGGCGGCGCTGGAGGCGTTGCTGCCGGCGAAGGAGGAGCCCGCCGAGAAGCCGGACGAGTCCGGCGAGGGCGACGGCAAGGACTCGGATTCCGGCAAGGGCGAGGGTTCTGCCGAGAAGGAATGACGCAACGGGCTGCGGGCCGTCGGGAAACCGGCGGCCCGCAGTCTTTTTCCGGATAGCGGCGGGGTGGCGTCGGCGATTCTCGACTGGCGCGATTCGGATGAGCACCGGGGCGGGTGGGGCCGTTGGCTTGCGGTGCTGCACGGCGATCGACTGGGACGGCCATCGCCTGCGAGACCGGCAGAGCGTGCGATTCTCCGCGACGACCTCTTCCGCCAGCACGGGCAAACCCTGTCGGGATCGTCGATCCGGTGCGCAGCCGGTGGGCACCGCGTCAGAGCGAGTCCAGCCGCTGACGCAAATGCGCGCGTTCCGGCTCGGTTCCCGCGCTGGCCAACGCTTCCTGGTACGCCGCCGCTGCTTCGTCGTCGCGGCCGAGCCGGTGCAGCAGGTCTCCGCGGGCCGCGGCGTACGGGTGGTAGCCCTGCAGCCGCGGCTCGTCGGCCAAGCTGTCCAAGAGTTTCAGCCCGGCTTCGGGTCCGTCGCGCATCGCCACCGCGGCCGCGCGGTTGAGCGCGACCACCGGGGTCGGCGTGAGCGTCAGCAGGATGTCGTACAGCGCAACGATCTGCGGCCAGTCGGTGCGCATGACGTCCGGTGCTTCGGCGTGGAGCGCGGCGATCGCCGACTGCACCCCGTACGGCCCGGGCGGCCCGCCGGTCAACGCGACCGGCACCAGTTCGCGGCCTTCGTCGATGAGCGCCGCGTCCCAGGAGGTCCGGTCCTGGTCTTCGAGCAGGACGAACTCGCCGTCCGGTCCGGTGCGGGCCCGGCGGCGGGCGTGCACGAGCAGCAGAAGCGCCAGCAGGCCGGTGACTTCGCGTTCGTCCGGGAGCAGGCGGTGCAGGATCCGGGCCAGCCGGATGGCTTCCTCGGCGAGGTCCGGACGCTGGATGTCCGGGCCGGAGCTGGCCGCGTAGCCCTCGGTGAACAGCGAGTACAGCACGGCCAGCACGCCGGGCAGCCGGTCGCGCAGTTCGTCGCCGGACGGGACGCGGAACGGGATGCGGTGGTCGCGGATCCGGTTCTTGGCCCGCACGATCCGCTTCGCCATCGTCGCGGTCGGCACGAGGAACGCCCGCGCCACCTCCGGCGTGGTGAGACCGGCCAGGCAGCGCAGCGTGAGCGCGAGCCGGTCCTCGGCGGCCAGCGCGGGATGGGCGCAGGTGAAGAACAGCTGGAGTCGGTCGTCGGGCAGGTCGCCGTCGGCGCCGGGCAGCGGGGGAGGGTCGGTGCGGTCGGATTCCGCTTGCAGGACAGCGAGTTTCGCCGCGTACGCCTGGTCCCGGCGGAGCCGGTCAACGGCCTTGCGGCGCGCGGTCGTCATCAGCCACGCACCGGGTTTCGGCGGGACGCCGTCGATCGGCCAGCGCACCAGCGCCGCCTCGACCGCTTCGGCAGCGACCTCCTCCGCCAGGTCGAGATCGCCGAACCGGCGGACGAGCGCGCCGAGCAGGCGGCCGTGCTCCTCGCGGAACACGGCCGCCACGGAAGCTCGGGCGTCAGGCACTGAAGTCGGCGATCGGGCGGACCACGATCGAACCGTCGCGGGCGCCCGGGCAGCGGGCCGCCCAGTCGAGCGCCGCGTCGAGGTCCGGCACGTCCAGCACGTAGAACCCGCCGAGCAGCTCGCGGGTCTCGGCGAACGGGCCGTCGGTCGTGATCGAACGCTCGCCGTCCGGGCCGACCTGGACCTTGGTCGCGGTCACGAGATCGGCGAGCGATTCCCCGCTGATGTACACCCCCGCGTCGCGGACTTCCTTGTCGTAGGCCATCCAGTCCGCGGGCTCGCAGCCGGCGGCCCCGCCCTGCTCGGTGGCCGCGGAAGCGTGGATCAGCAGCAGGTACTTCATGGTCGGGCTCCTTCGTCGGTCAGCGCGGCCGGAGTGCCGCACTGACCTCACCACGAACGGCGCCCGCCCGGATGGACAGGGCCCGGAAGATATTTTTCCGGGCGAATCCGCCGGCGGTCCGCTCAGGAGGACGCGGGAGCGGTGCGGAAGTTCTGGTCGGCGAAGGCGAGCATGTACGGCAGCGTCGCGCGGGCGGTGTGCCAGGTGTGGTTGAACCCGCGTTCGGCGTGCACCACGACCTCCTGGCCGCGCCGCTGCAGCGAACCGGCGATGCGGTGCGCGGTCGCGACGTCAGTCGGTGCGCCGGTCCCGACGGTGAGCATCACGGCGATCTTCTGCGGGAACGGCATCGTCGGGATGTAGCGGCGCGGGGTGTTCGCCGCGATCGCCGCCTGGTTGCCGCCGAGGACGCCGACCGAGTCGTTCAGATCGTCGTACGGCAGCGAAATCAGCAGGGTGCCGAACTCGTCGAGGTGGTGCAGCCCGATGTTGAGCGCGCCGAAGCCGCCGCCGGACATGCCGCCGAGCGCGCGGTGCCCGCGGTCGGCGAACGTGCGGAAGTGCTTGTCGACCGACGGCACGATGCTGCTGGCGAGGTACGTCTCCAGCTGCGGCCCGCCCGGGACGTTCAGGCATTCCCAGTCGGTGCTCGGCCGGTTGGCGGTGAGGTCGACGCTCACGATGATCATCGGCTGGATGACGTGCGCGTCTTCGAGGCTCTTCAGCGTCTGCGGCGCGGAGCCGGAGGTGAGCCAGTCGCGCGGCCCGCCGTAGGGGTAGCCGTGGATGAGGTAGACGACCGGGTAGCGCTTGGCCGCATTCGCCGGATCGTGGTAGCCGGTCGGGAGGATCACGTAGTTCTCGCCGTTCGACACGCCGTGCGCCGGGTCGGGCACGTTCAGCACCTCGATGCCGCCGTTGTCGCCGGCCGGGGTCGCGGGACGGCCGGCGGACGGGGAGCCGCCGCTGGTCCCGCCGGTGGAGCTGTCCGGGGAGCTGGGGTCGGCGCTGTCGGCCGGGTCGTCGCTGCCGCTGCGCAGCAGGGTCCCCGCCACGTTCATCACGCCGCCGCCGCGCTGCAGCAGCCTGCCGAGGTCGCTGGGCGTGCGGACGTAGCCGACGTAGCTGTTCACGGCGGTGACCGCGGCGATCAGGAAGAGCGCGATCGAACCGCTGATGCCCCAGCGGCGCGCGCGGCGGCGGTGCGCGAGCGCGATGGTGACGGCGAGAACGGCCGCGGCGGCGCCGGCGAAGGCGAGCCACAGCAACGGGGACTCGAGCGGTCCGATGTCCCTGGCCTGGGAGGTGACCGACGGGGGCAGGACCGGGTCGACCGCCCGCGGGAGCAGCGGGGTCATCCGCGGCCTGCCGGAGACGGGCAGCTGCGACCGCGGGAGGAAAAACGCACTGAGAAAACCCCTGCCGTGAACTGGCGCGGACAGGGCAGTCCGCGCCTCGAAGATCACGCTAGGGAGGGTTCGCTGTGGATTCGTTGAGAAAAGGTAAAGGAACGGTCAAGAGCTGCCGTTGCGGCGGCGAGCTGACGGTAAGCGCGCAGGTCAGGACCGGAAAGGCCGGGTGCCGAGTGGCGAAGAACTCGGTGCCCGGCCGCGCGCTCTCCGAGGGACCTTAGGGCACCAGGCGGTCAGGAGTCACTGTCCGGGTTCCGGTAGACGGTCAGCGCGCTCGGCCGCGACCGGAACCGGAACTCCCGCCCGAGCGGCCCGACCTCGCCGTCGGTGGCCACCCGGCGGTTCCCGTCGAGCAGCCGCACGTGCAGTTCCGGCAGGTCCCGCTGGCGGTAGACGTGGCTCGCGTGCAGGCTGTTGGTCAGGCTCGCGAGCACGAACCGGGTCCGCGACCAGCGCACGTCGGCCCGCACGTACCGGACGTCGAGGAGGCCGGTGTCGAGCGCCGGGCGCCGCGACGGCGCGAAGCCCTTCGGCGCGTACGTGCCGTTGCCGACGAAGATCAGCCACACCTGGGTCGGCTTCCCGTCGAGCTGCACCCGAAGCGGTTTCGCCCGCCGCATGACACGCACCAGCGCGATCGCCGCGGACGGCCACTTCGGGAACCGGGACTGCAGTTTTTCGCGCAGCCGCACCATTTCCGGGTAGCCGCCGAGGCTGGCGGTGTTGACGAACCAGCGGTGCGCGGGCTCGCCGGACCCGTCGATCTCGACCTCGGCCAGGTCGATGCCGACCGCGTGCCCGCCCTCGGTCGCCTCGTCCGCGTCCGGCATCGAACGGACCCCGATGTCGCGGGCGAAGTGGTTGAGCGTCCCGGCCGGGATGAGGGCCAGCGGCAGCCCGCGTTCGGCGGCGACCGACGCCACCGCCGCGACCGTGCCGTCCCCGCCCGCCACGCCGAGCGCGCGGACCGAACCGTGCGCTTCGATCTCGTCGGCGAGCTGCTCCCGCAGGTCCCGCGACGGGTCCGGGTAGATCAGCGACGCCTTCGGCCAGGCGTAGCGGACGTCCTCGGTCGGGTCCTGGCCGTTGACGCCCGAATGCGGGTTCACCAGCGCCAGCATGTCCTCGCCGTCGCGCATCTCCGGCGCTTCCGCCGCGTGCGCGGTGCGGGCGCGCACGTCCGGGTGCAGCGGCCACCAGTGCCGGGTCAGCACCGCGATCCCGGTCCCGATCGCCAGCCCGGCGGCGACGTCGCTCGGCCAGTGCACGCCGGTGTGGACCCGCGAGTACGCGACCGCCCCGGCGAGCGGGACGACGACCAGCCCGGCGCGCGGCGATTCCATCGCGACCGCCGTGGCGAACGCGGCGGCCGAGGCCGAATGCCCGGACGGGAACGACGACGACGTCGGCCGTTTGCGCAGCTGACGGTGCGCGGGAACCTCTTCCTCGGCCGGACGGCGGCGCGGGAACAGCGGCTTCGCGACCAGGTTCGCCGCGGCGCTCGCCCCCGCGACGGCGGCGATCCCGCGCAGCGCGCCGCGGCGCGCCGGGCCCTTCCGGACCGCCAGCACGGCCGCCACGCCCCACCAGAGCCGCGATTTGTTAGCACTCCGGGACAACGCGGTAACCACGTCGTCGGCCCGGGTCCGCGGGATCGCCGCACTGCGCCGCATCAGGGCCCGGTCTCCCTGCCCTACCTGCCGGAACGCCCGGCCGACCTGCTGGAACACTCTCGTCCACCTCCGCTGGCCGCGCCGGATCGCCACCGGTCCCGGCGACCGGTTTCCGCCGCAATGTCACCACTTGCAACGTACCGACCGCGTGTCGCCGCCCGAACGGCGCACCTTCCGCGGGGGTCCAGCGCCTACTCTGGTGGGATGCAGCGGCGGATCTTTGGCATCGAGACCGAGTTCGGGGTCACGTGCACCTTTCACGGCCAGCGCAGGCTCTCGCCCGACGAGGTCGCGCGCTACCTCTTCCGGCGGGTCGTCTCGTGGGGACGCTCGTCCAACGTGTTCCTGTCCAACGGCTCCAGGCTCTACCTCGACGTGGGCTCGCACCCGGAGTACGCGACGGCCGAATGCGACGACCTGACCCAGCTCGTCACGCACGACAAGGCCGGCGAGCGGATCCTCGAGGACCTCCTCGTGGACGCCGAGCGCAGGCTCGCCGACGAGGGCATCGGCGGCGACATCTTCCTGTTCAAGAACAACACCGACTCGGCGGGCAACTCCTACGGCTGCCACGAGAACTACCTGGTGACCCGGGCCGGGGAGTTCTCCCGGATCGCCGACGTGCTGCTGCCGTTCCTCGTCACCCGCCAGCTGATCTGCGGCGCGGGCAAGGTCCTGCAGACCCCGCGCGGCGCGGTGTACTGCCTCTCCCAGCGCGCCGAGCACATCTGGGAAGGCGTCTCCAGCGCCACCACCCGGTCCCGGCCGATCATCAACACCCGCGACGAACCCCACGCCGACGCCGAGCGGTACCGGCGCCTGCACGTCATCGTCGGCGACTCGAACATGGCCGAGCCCACCACGATGCTCAAGATCGGGTCGGCGAACCTCGTGCTCGAGATGATCGAGGCCGGGGTCCAGTTCCGCGACTTCACGCTCGACAACCCGATCCGCGCGATCCGCGAGATCAGCCACGACCTCACCGGACGCCGCCAGGTCCGGCTCGCCGGCGGGCGCGAGGCGTCCGCGCTGGACATCCAGCGGGAGTACCACGCCCGGGCGGTCCAGCACCTGAAGGAGAACGGGTCCACGCCCGCCAACGAGCGGGTCGTGGAGCTGTGGGGACGCGCGCTCGAGGCGGTCGAGGAGCAGGACTTCAGCAAGATCGACACCGAGATCGACTGGGCGATCAAGCACCGCCTGGTCGAACGGTACCGGGCCAAGCACGACCTGGACCTGTCCAGCCCGCGCGTGGCCCAGCTCGACCTCGCCTACCACGACATCCGCCGCGGCCGGGGCATCTTCGACCTCCTGCAGCGGAAGGGCCTGGTCCGCCGCGTCACCGACGACGGCGAGATCGAGGCCGCCAAGGACACCCCGCCGCAGACCACCCGCGCGAAACTGCGCGGCGACTTCATCGCGGCGGCCCAGGCAGCCGGACGCGACTTCACGGTCGACTGGGTGCACCTGAAGCTGAACGACCAGGCACAGCGGACAGTCCTGTGCAAGGACCCGTTCCGGTCCGTGGACGAGCGAGTGGAGCGCCTGATCGGGTCGCTGTAATTTGGCGCTGTGTTTGATGGCGCCGACTCCGTCGTCGCGGCGGGATCGCCTTCAAGTCGGCGTGCGGAGGGGCGATGCACCCGGCCCTGGGGGCCGTGCACATCGCCCCTCCGCACGCCGACGCGATCCCGCGTGGGGGTTGCGTGAGCGGGAAACCGTTGTCGCGGGCGAAAAAGCAGACGAAAGTCGTCAGCTGGCTGCGGCAGGATTCCGGCATGCGTGCGATCCGGACGGTCCTGGTCATGCTGGCGGTGCTGTCGGTGTCCTTGGGCGGGGTCGCCGCGGCCTCCTCGCTGCCGTCGTGGCGGCTTCTGCCCACCGGCGCCACCGCGCAATTCCGGGGGCTGTCCGCCGTCAGCGAGCGGGTCGCGTGGGTCAGCGGCACCCAGGGCACGGTGCTGCGGACGGTCGACGGCGGCCGCACCTGGCTGCCGGTCGGGCCGCCGGGCGCCGGGAAGCTCGAGTTCCGCGACATCGAGGCCTTCGACGCCGAGCACGCCGTCGTGCTGTCGATCGGACCCGGTGCGGATTCCCGGATCTACCGCACCGACGACGGCGGTAAGCACTGGCGGCAGACGTTCAACAACCCGGATTCCGCCGCGTTCTACGACTGCCTCGCCTTCTTCGACCCGTGGCGCGGGCTCGCGATGAGCGATCCGGTCGACGGGAAGTTCCGCGTCCAGGCCACCTTCGACGGCGGCCGCAGCTGGAAGCAGCTCCCGGACGACGCGTTCCCGCCCGCCGAGCCCGGGGAAGCGGGATTCGCGGCCAGCGGCCAATGCGTCACCACCTCCGGACCGTTCGACGCCTGGCTCGCGACCGGCGGCGGTGCCCACGCCCGCGTTCTGCACTCCGGAGACGGCGGCAGGCACTGGACCGCGGCCGAGACCCCGTTGCCGAGCAGTGCGTCGGCCGGGGTTTTCGCGGTCGCGTTCCGCACGCCGTGGCAGGGCGTCGCGATCGGCGGCGACTACGCCAACCCGACCGCACCCGGACCGGCGGTCGCGGTGAGCCACGATCGCGGGCGCACCTGGCGCACGCCGCCGGAGCATCCCGCCGGGTACCGGTCCGGGCTCGCCTGGCGCGGCGGCGCCGTGCTGGCCGTCGGGCCCGGCGGGAGCGACCTGAGCCGCGACGGGGGACGGCACTGGACCTCGTTCGACACCGGCGGCTTCGACACCGTCGACTGCACCTGGACCGGGGCGTGCTGGGCCAGCGGGGCCAAGGGGCGCGTGGCGAAATTGATTCCGTAAGAGGGAACCCGTTCCGGGCAGCACGCCCGTCCGGAACGGCGGTGCGTGACCGGGCGCGCGCGGAGGGTCCCGCCGCCGCACGCGGGCTGACCAGGCGCGACGCGCGAGGGCCGGACCTGACGATCGCGCGCGGCGGGGAGAGCTAGAGTCGTCTGGTGTCCACCGCACGCGCCGAACGGCTGGTCAACCTCGTGCTGGCCCTTCTCTCCACCCGGCAGTACCTCACCGCGGAGCGGATCCGCGGGATCGTGCCCGGGTACGCCGACGCGGCCAGCGACGACGCCTTCTTCCGCACCTTCGAGCGGGACAAGACCGAACTGCGGGAACTCGGCATCCCGCTCGAAACCGGCCGCAACTCCGTCTTCGACCCCGTCGAGGGCTACCGCATCGCGCGCCGCGACTACGAACTCGGCGAGATCGACCTCGCCCCCGACGAGGCGGCCGCCGTCGGGCTCGCCGTCCGGCTCTGGGACTCGCCCGAACTGACCGGACAGGCCCAGGGCGCGCTGGTGAAACTGCGCGCGGCCGGCGTCGAGGTCGACGACCAGGCGCCGACCGTGATCGAACCGCGGGTGCGCGCGGAACCGGCGTTCGCGCCGATGCTCGCCGCCGTCCAGGCCGGACAGGCGGTCCGCTTCGAATACCGGCGCAGCGGCTCGCCGGAACGCCGCATCCGCACGCTCGAACCGTGGGGCGTCGTGTCCTGGCGCGCCCGCTGGTACGTCGTCGGGCACGACCGCGACCGCGACGCGCCCCGCTGCTTCCGGCTCTCCCGCGTCACCGGAAAGGTCGCCGCGATCGGGAAACCGGGCGCGGTCGTGCGGCCCGAGGGCGTCAACCTGATGCAGCTCGTGTCGGTGACCGGCGGCAGCGAGGACCCGTCCCCGGTCACCACCGCCCGGCTCTGGATCGCCGACGGCCGTGCCGCCGGGGTCCGCCGCCGCGGCGACGTCGTCGGCCGCGAGACCATCGCGGGCGAGGAAGGCGACGTCGTCGAGATCGGGCTGTACTTCCCGGAATCGGCCGCCGACTGGATCGCCGCGCAAGGCCCGGACGTGCTCGTGCTCGAACCCGACGTGCTGGCCAAATCCGTGCAGCACCGGCTCGAGGCCGTGCTCGCCCGCGCGGGCCAGGGGAGCGTCCGGTGAGCGCGTCCGGCGAACGCATGCCGAGACTGCTCGCGCTCGTGCCCTACCTGCTGGCCCGCCCCGGCATCCGGATCGACGAGGCCGCCCATGACTTCGACGTCACCCCGCGCCAGCTGCGCAAGGACCTCGAACTGCTGTGGATGTGCGGCCTGCCCGGCTACGGCCCCGGCGACCTCATCGACCTGTCCTTCGAAGGCGACACCATCGTCGTCACCCACGACGCCGGGATGAGCCGCCCGCTGCGCCTCACCGGCGGCGAAGCCACCGCGCTGCTGGTCGCCCTGCGCGCCCTCGCCGAAACCCCGGGCGTGGCCGACGGCGACGCGGTCCGCCGCGCCATCGCCAAGATCGAGGACGCCGCCGGACAGGCCCGTCCGGCCGGCGTCGTCGTCGGGGGAGGAGTGCGCGAAGGGGCCCGCGCCGCCCGCACCCGCGAGACCGTGGCCGGCGCGCTGCAGGACGGCCGTGCGCTGCGGATGCGCTACTACACCGCCTCCCGCGACCAGATCACCGAACGCACCGTCGACCCGATGCGGCTCGTCATCGTCCAGGGCGTCGGCTACCTCGAAGCGTGGTGCCGGCGGGTCGAAGGCGTCCGGCTCTTCCGCCTCGACCGGGTGGACGCGCTCACCGTATTGGACGAACCCGCGGCTCCGCCGGCGCACGCGCGGCCCACCG
The nucleotide sequence above comes from Amycolatopsis sp. AA4. Encoded proteins:
- the prcB gene encoding proteasome subunit beta, with protein sequence MDNTSSGAGFSGPGLPSAYFSPTTSSFADFVRATAPELLPARRVPAGAAELDAPHGTTIVAVAFAGGVLIAGDRRATSGNLIASRDIEKVHVTDEYSAVGIAGTAGLAVEMVRLYAVELAHYEKIEGVSLSLDGKTNKLAGMVKANLEMAMAGLAVVPLFVGYDLEAEDAKHAGRIVSYDAAGGRYEEHAGYASVGSGSLFAKSSLKKLYDPDADADAAVRTALEALYDAADDDTASGGPDLVRRIFPNVITITAEDGAVVLPAERTGAVAEAVVAGRAERNHHRPV
- a CDS encoding esterase family protein; its protein translation is MTPLLPRAVDPVLPPSVTSQARDIGPLESPLLWLAFAGAAAAVLAVTIALAHRRRARRWGISGSIALFLIAAVTAVNSYVGYVRTPSDLGRLLQRGGGVMNVAGTLLRSGSDDPADSADPSSPDSSTGGTSGGSPSAGRPATPAGDNGGIEVLNVPDPAHGVSNGENYVILPTGYHDPANAAKRYPVVYLIHGYPYGGPRDWLTSGSAPQTLKSLEDAHVIQPMIIVSVDLTANRPSTDWECLNVPGGPQLETYLASSIVPSVDKHFRTFADRGHRALGGMSGGGFGALNIGLHHLDEFGTLLISLPYDDLNDSVGVLGGNQAAIAANTPRRYIPTMPFPQKIAVMLTVGTGAPTDVATAHRIAGSLQRRGQEVVVHAERGFNHTWHTARATLPYMLAFADQNFRTAPASS
- a CDS encoding RNA polymerase sigma factor, giving the protein MFREEHGRLLGALVRRFGDLDLAEEVAAEAVEAALVRWPIDGVPPKPGAWLMTTARRKAVDRLRRDQAYAAKLAVLQAESDRTDPPPLPGADGDLPDDRLQLFFTCAHPALAAEDRLALTLRCLAGLTTPEVARAFLVPTATMAKRIVRAKNRIRDHRIPFRVPSGDELRDRLPGVLAVLYSLFTEGYAASSGPDIQRPDLAEEAIRLARILHRLLPDEREVTGLLALLLLVHARRRARTGPDGEFVLLEDQDRTSWDAALIDEGRELVPVALTGGPPGPYGVQSAIAALHAEAPDVMRTDWPQIVALYDILLTLTPTPVVALNRAAAVAMRDGPEAGLKLLDSLADEPRLQGYHPYAAARGDLLHRLGRDDEAAAAYQEALASAGTEPERAHLRQRLDSL
- a CDS encoding oxidoreductase is translated as MRTVLVMLAVLSVSLGGVAAASSLPSWRLLPTGATAQFRGLSAVSERVAWVSGTQGTVLRTVDGGRTWLPVGPPGAGKLEFRDIEAFDAEHAVVLSIGPGADSRIYRTDDGGKHWRQTFNNPDSAAFYDCLAFFDPWRGLAMSDPVDGKFRVQATFDGGRSWKQLPDDAFPPAEPGEAGFAASGQCVTTSGPFDAWLATGGGAHARVLHSGDGGRHWTAAETPLPSSASAGVFAVAFRTPWQGVAIGGDYANPTAPGPAVAVSHDRGRTWRTPPEHPAGYRSGLAWRGGAVLAVGPGGSDLSRDGGRHWTSFDTGGFDTVDCTWTGACWASGAKGRVAKLIP
- a CDS encoding bifunctional phosphatase PAP2/diacylglycerol kinase family protein; translated protein: MRRSAAIPRTRADDVVTALSRSANKSRLWWGVAAVLAVRKGPARRGALRGIAAVAGASAAANLVAKPLFPRRRPAEEEVPAHRQLRKRPTSSSFPSGHSASAAAFATAVAMESPRAGLVVVPLAGAVAYSRVHTGVHWPSDVAAGLAIGTGIAVLTRHWWPLHPDVRARTAHAAEAPEMRDGEDMLALVNPHSGVNGQDPTEDVRYAWPKASLIYPDPSRDLREQLADEIEAHGSVRALGVAGGDGTVAAVASVAAERGLPLALIPAGTLNHFARDIGVRSMPDADEATEGGHAVGIDLAEVEIDGSGEPAHRWFVNTASLGGYPEMVRLREKLQSRFPKWPSAAIALVRVMRRAKPLRVQLDGKPTQVWLIFVGNGTYAPKGFAPSRRPALDTGLLDVRYVRADVRWSRTRFVLASLTNSLHASHVYRQRDLPELHVRLLDGNRRVATDGEVGPLGREFRFRSRPSALTVYRNPDSDS
- the pafA gene encoding Pup--protein ligase, with amino-acid sequence MQRRIFGIETEFGVTCTFHGQRRLSPDEVARYLFRRVVSWGRSSNVFLSNGSRLYLDVGSHPEYATAECDDLTQLVTHDKAGERILEDLLVDAERRLADEGIGGDIFLFKNNTDSAGNSYGCHENYLVTRAGEFSRIADVLLPFLVTRQLICGAGKVLQTPRGAVYCLSQRAEHIWEGVSSATTRSRPIINTRDEPHADAERYRRLHVIVGDSNMAEPTTMLKIGSANLVLEMIEAGVQFRDFTLDNPIRAIREISHDLTGRRQVRLAGGREASALDIQREYHARAVQHLKENGSTPANERVVELWGRALEAVEEQDFSKIDTEIDWAIKHRLVERYRAKHDLDLSSPRVAQLDLAYHDIRRGRGIFDLLQRKGLVRRVTDDGEIEAAKDTPPQTTRAKLRGDFIAAAQAAGRDFTVDWVHLKLNDQAQRTVLCKDPFRSVDERVERLIGSL
- the prcA gene encoding proteasome subunit alpha; this encodes MTMPLYASPEQLMRERSELARKGIARGRSVVVLKYAGGVLFVAENPSATLHKVSEIYDRIGFAAVGRYSEFENLRVAGIRHADLKGYQYDRRDVSARALANAYAATLGSIFTEQLKPFEVEVCVAEVGATAAEDQLYRLTFDGSIFDESPFVVMGGQTEPISAKLKDVVDPDHDLATALATAIEGLRATATSSNGNGSAAEAEIKLEVAVLDRAKPRRAFRRLSGAALEALLPAKEEPAEKPDESGEGDGKDSDSGKGEGSAEKE
- a CDS encoding YafY family protein, translated to MSTARAERLVNLVLALLSTRQYLTAERIRGIVPGYADAASDDAFFRTFERDKTELRELGIPLETGRNSVFDPVEGYRIARRDYELGEIDLAPDEAAAVGLAVRLWDSPELTGQAQGALVKLRAAGVEVDDQAPTVIEPRVRAEPAFAPMLAAVQAGQAVRFEYRRSGSPERRIRTLEPWGVVSWRARWYVVGHDRDRDAPRCFRLSRVTGKVAAIGKPGAVVRPEGVNLMQLVSVTGGSEDPSPVTTARLWIADGRAAGVRRRGDVVGRETIAGEEGDVVEIGLYFPESAADWIAAQGPDVLVLEPDVLAKSVQHRLEAVLARAGQGSVR
- a CDS encoding YciI family protein, with amino-acid sequence MKYLLLIHASAATEQGGAAGCEPADWMAYDKEVRDAGVYISGESLADLVTATKVQVGPDGERSITTDGPFAETRELLGGFYVLDVPDLDAALDWAARCPGARDGSIVVRPIADFSA
- a CDS encoding YafY family protein, with amino-acid sequence MSASGERMPRLLALVPYLLARPGIRIDEAAHDFDVTPRQLRKDLELLWMCGLPGYGPGDLIDLSFEGDTIVVTHDAGMSRPLRLTGGEATALLVALRALAETPGVADGDAVRRAIAKIEDAAGQARPAGVVVGGGVREGARAARTRETVAGALQDGRALRMRYYTASRDQITERTVDPMRLVIVQGVGYLEAWCRRVEGVRLFRLDRVDALTVLDEPAAPPAHARPTDLSDGVFSARPDQRVAHLVLDPDARWVAEYYPCEELDELDGGRLRIAMRYSDEPWMVRLVLSLGGEAQVESPATLAQAVGRRAADAVARARHLMSISDR